Proteins from one Drosophila gunungcola strain Sukarami chromosome 3R, Dgunungcola_SK_2, whole genome shotgun sequence genomic window:
- the LOC128265475 gene encoding sulfhydryl oxidase 2-like: protein MKPLLKSPTKATSLGLWMLLFCAQLLFCNVALGQVKKQVFRADLIKGLDTFMHTVIPNATLMEGDKLMALDEFFRALKKLNPLNNNGDLLVRYAWPPVLPPKPLTGKQFSEKLKSLELKYQEVFTAKDYVGCASNSSSSRGYPCALWTLFHYWTVQNGLPSYPLFPGNVLRTIWNFVKYFYDCPDCVSNFEKMVKRRPIELVKTHDAEILWLWETHNEFNKLTATQFPSANMCPTCRNKDQSWRNDEVLKYLKSLYAEANFSFDGLSTSKGYKIKSL, encoded by the exons ATGAAGCCGCTTCTCAAGTCGCCAACTAAGGCCACGTCATTGGGCCTTTGGATGCTTCTGTTTTGTGCCCAGCTTTTATTCTGCAACGTGGCACTGGG GCAGGTCAAGAAGCAAGTCTTTCGAGCCGATCTGATCAAGGGCCTTGACACGTTTATGCACACCGTGATTCCAAATGCCACACTTATGGAAGGAGATAAATTGATGGCGCTAGACGAGTTCTTTCGTGCCCTTAAGAAATTAAACCCACTGAATAATAATGGAGATTTGCTAGTAAGATACGCTTGGCCACCAGTATTACCTCCTAAACCGTTGACGGGGAAGCAGTTCTCTGAAAAACTAAAGTCCCTAGAGTTGAAATATCAGGAGGTCTTTACGGCCAAGGACTACGTTGGTTGCGCATCCAACAGCTCCAGCTCGCGGGGCTACCCCTGCGCCCTGTGGACATTGTTCCACTATTGGACCGTGCAGAACGGGCTGCCCTCTTACCCACTCTTTCCGGGCAACGTTCTTCGGACTATTTGGAATTTCGTCAAGTATTTCTATGATTGTCCGGATTGCGTGAGCAACTTTGAGAAAATGGTCAAACGGCGACCCATTGAACTGGTGAAGACCCATGACGCGGAGATACTTTGGCTCTGGGAAACGCACAACGAGTTCAATAAGCTAACTGCCACGCAGTTTCCCAGCGCGAATATGTGTCCCACCTGCAGGAACAAAGACCAAAGCTGGAGGAATGACGAAGTGCTGAAATACCTGAAAAGCCTCTACGCTGAGGCTAATTTCAGTTTCGATGGCCTGTCCACTTCCAAGGGATACAAAATTAAGTCTTTGTAA
- the LOC128265380 gene encoding sulfhydryl oxidase 1-like — protein sequence MTWIRQLQTLLCSLLLLFAPEVFGRTNARRTANEASLYSDADNVIMLDIGSLRPVLNLHTNKLVQFLNTFCGDCQRFAPVYKGLARDLYKWRRLLRFYAVDCAQERNAELCRVFSVRQTPSLRFFGPDTEKMQKFLGSVIPTQDPKFITAVLADLLGQYEYAADVANFRHLTPNDTAETVFRDHQKLDSPVKYIALVLQPKKAYIGRDTLLDLLPFKEVAVRIVPDAQIFANFGLVPTSESLAIIDRGGNAQYLEPASNTSQDYANTVGDFLKKLNFKPDPPLPIVVATNDNEFLDQRNKAVLAEVLKPPLKIYRADLEQAIDKILHNELHKYFFFQGGNDLALHNVMKALMYLNPLNKDGRELVSRVYRSTQRRLDKGSEFKQLIESEEKNLKVFKAKRYIGCIGTRPLLRSFTCSLWTLFHHWTVEAAKKPQQFQPGNILNTIHGFVRYFFGCSDCSKHFQEMANRRNMSQVKTSDEEILWLWEAHNEVNQRIAGDPITEDPQFPKIQFPSKENCPHCRNNNSEWRKDEVLKYLKHLYDIKNVSFYGLPTSQGYD from the coding sequence ATGACTTGGATTCGGCAACTCCAGACGCTTCTGTGcagcctgctgctgctcttcgCCCCCGAAGTGTTTGGCCGCACAAATGCCAGAAGGACGGCCAACGAGGCCAGTCTCTATAGCGATGCGGACAATGTGATTATGCTGGACATTGGCTCACTGAGGCCGGTCCTGAACCTGCACACCAACAAGCTGGTCCAGTTCTTGAACACCTTCTGCGGCGACTGTCAGCGCTTTGCACCGGTCTACAAGGGTCTAGCCCGCGACCTGTACAAGTGGCGCAGACTGCTCCGATTCTATGCCGTGGATTGCGCCCAGGAGCGGAATGCTGAGCTCTGCAGGGTGTTCAGTGTGCGCCAGACGCCCTCGCTGCGCTTCTTTGGTCCCGACACGGAGAAGATGCAGAAATTCCTTGGCTCTGTCATACCCACCCAGGATCCCAAGTTTATAACTGCCGTTCTGGCCGATTTATTGGGACAATATGAGTACGCAGCCGATGTGGCAAATTTCCGTCATCTAACACCAAACGATACGGCAGAGACAGTATTCCGGGATCATCAGAAATTGGACAGCCCCGTCAAATACATTGCCCTCGTGCTGCAGCCAAAAAAGGCATACATTGGCAGGGACACGCTGCTGGATTTGCTTCCCTTCAAGGAAGTGGCAGTGAGAATTGTCCCCGATGCCCAGATTTTTGCCAACTTTGGTCTGGTACCCACCAGTGAATCGCTAGCAATAATCGATCGAGGTGGAAATGCCCAGTATCTGGAACCTGCTTCCAATACAAGCCAAGATTATGCGAACACTGTTGGGGATTTCCTGAAAAAGCTCAATTTTAAGCCAGATCCGCCACTGCCCATCGTTGTGGCCACGAACGACAATGAGTTTCTGGATCAGCGGAATAAAGCCGTCCTTGCTGAGGTCCTTAAACCGCCACTCAAGATCTATCGTGCCGATCTGGAGCAGGCCATCGACAAGATCCTGCACAACGAACTTCACAAATACTTTTTCTTTCAGGGTGGAAatgatctcgccctgcataACGTAATGAAGGCTCTGATGTATTTGAATCCCCTGAATAAGGATGGTAGGGAACTGGTGTCCAGAGTGTACCGCTCCACACAACGTAGATTGGACAAAGGATCTGAGTTCAAGCAGTTAATTGAATCAGAGGAGAAGAACCTGAAGGTTTTCAAGGCCAAGCGCTACATTGGCTGCATTGGAACACGACCACTCCTGCGGAGTTTCACCTGCTCCCTGTGGACACTGTTTCACCACTGGACCGTGGAGGCAGCGAAGAAACCGCAGCAATTTCAGCCGGGCAACATTCTAAACACCATTCATGGATTTGTAAGGTACTTTTTCGGCTGCTCGGATTGTTCCAAACACTTCCAAGAGATGGCAAATCGCCGAAATATGTCGCAAGTGAAAACCTCTGACGAGGAGATACTCTGGCTCTGGGAGGCCCACAATGAAGTCAATCAACGCATTGCTGGCGATCCCATCACTGAGGATCCCCAGTTCCCAAAGATCCAGTTCCCCAGCAAGGAGAACTGTCCCCATTGTCGGAATAATAACTCCGAGTGGCGAAAGGATGaagtcttaaaatatttgaaacacCTATATGACATCAAGAACGTAAGCTTTTACGGGCTTCCCACCTCGCAGGGATACGATTGA
- the LOC128251829 gene encoding uncharacterized protein LOC128251829, which translates to MLLVVCFAILSFLPEPGISPAEGARMVRVKAKGRFSWFNVTLSELVSNNPISTVIYFTDTKLGDKLDGLESVYDVLCPLTQFPRLLDVVLINCNRPVNRNDCSSFNFKMPGLRFFPTEFKRNGLEIPKESSYEMRNSVMNALVPVKLKKPGSPNFDPILATDSVASLFKQAACKCIHYIVLVDQSEPGSTVGRDTVFALLNRESILVRIVNNASFFENFNLKFLRRENKLAIIPRSRKALRLYPRRASGRAYAQTVNKFLDDFN; encoded by the coding sequence ATGCTGTTAGTGGTATGCTTCGCAATCCTGAGTTTTCTTCCAGAGCCCGGAATTTCCCCGGCAGAGGGTGCTCGAATGGTGAGAGTCAAGGCCAAAGGAAGGTTTTCTTGGTTCAACGTGACCTTGAGCGAGCTTGTGAGCAACAATCCCATCTCCACCGTTATCTACTTCACTGATACCAAGTTGGGGGACAAATTGGATGGCCTTGAATCGGTATACGACGTGCTCTGCCCCCTAACCCAGTTCCCCCGCCTCCTGGACGTTGTCCTGATCAATTGCAACAGGCCGGTGAACAGGAATGACTGCTCAAGCTTTAACTTCAAAATGCCAGGACTTCGGTTCTTCCCCACAGAGTTCAAGCGCAATGGTCTTGAAATTCCGAAAGAATCTTCTTATGAAATGCGGAATTCGGTTATGAATGCTCTGGTGCCGGTGAAACTGAAGAAACCCGGCTCTCCCAATTTCGATCCCATCCTGGCCACGGATTCTGTAGCATCGCTCTTCAAGCAGGCAGCTTGCAAATGCATACACTACATTGTTCTGGTGGATCAATCCGAGCCGGGATCCACAGTGGGTCGCGACACTGTATTTGCCCTTCTCAATAGGGAATCCATATTGGTGCGCATTGTGAACAACGCATCTTTCTTCGAGAACTTTAATCTTAAGTTCTTGCGGAGGGAGAACAAACTGGCCATTATACCGCGTTCGCGCAAGGCCTTGCGATTGTATCCGAGAAGAGCCAGCGGAAGGGCATATGCACAGACCGTTAATAAATTTTTggatgattttaattaa
- the LOC128251830 gene encoding sulfhydryl oxidase 1-like yields MIRLFGLSFFKSLLFIAIIPGGFSVRFRSAEAEKVSLYSRSDNVHVVEGLVFQKALKAPALGKLVQYLNIFCGHCRRFVPIYKKLAIDLQKWNRILRIFAVDCAQEDNVSVCRDFEIKSTPTLRYYHSNFVKSRHGLGTNLPIESSKKIVDLLVKHLAKNDYTGTKELKPIFAPVQKNETAKSIFGRFNSKLLYILLVFQPQNSQIGILTLLDLLPYPDVAVRILNDAQLFTQFGLKPSARNIALLDRTGKEHPLRPTEESSSAYVESVAKFLEQNKHTRIPKLPTTIAPKEVLPQGMDAIILKKVLASPPVVYQADLEQALHQLLHIEIPKAPLIKGEKFLALYRLIQLFNRFNPLNQDGRKLLFRLESHLKTIKKIKGAELANKVTEIEKSLGKVFKIFRYVGCIGSKPLMRGITCSFWTLFHHLTVMSAQNPKVFKPGFVIFALFGFAKYFFGCTECAKHFQQMAKRRNVESVRSHDEEILWLWAAHNEVNNRLAGDATEDPKFPKVQFPLRKHCPACHKKPNGWNTAEVLKYLKRIYSIKRVSFYGLPTLRRT; encoded by the coding sequence atgattcgGCTCTTCGGACTCTCGTTTTTCAAGAGCCTCCTCTTTATCGCGATTATACCGGGAGGATTTTCGGTTAGATTTAGGAGTGCTGAAGCTGAGAAAGTATCCCTATACTCACGTTCGGATAATGTGCATGTGGTCGAAGGCTTGGTTTTTCAGAAAGCTCTAAAGGCTCCAGCCCTTGGAAAGTTGGTGCAATATCTGAACATTTTCTGCGGACACTGTCGAAGGTTCGTGCCCATCTACAAGAAACTGGCTATCGATCTGCAAAAGTGGAACCGTATTCTGCGAATCTTTGCCGTAGACTGTGCCCAGGAGGACAACGTGAGTGTATGCCGGGATTTTGAAATCAAGTCGACGCCCACACTGCGCTACTATCATTCAAATTTCGTGAAATCGCGTCATGGACTCGGAACAAATTTACCCATTGAGAGTTCCAAGAAAATCGTGGACCTGCTTGTTAAGCATCTGGCCAAAAATGACTACACTGGAACCAAGGAACTAAAGCCGATCTTTGCTCCTGTTCAGAAAAATGAGACTGCAAAGAGTATCTTCGGTCGTTTTAACAGTAAGCTGCTTTATATTTTGCTCGTATTTCAGCCGCAGAACTCCCAGATCGGAATATTAACGCTTCTGGACCTTCTTCCCTATCCCGATGTCGCTGTGCGAATCCTAAATGATGCTCAGCTCTTCACCCAATTTGGCCTGAAGCCTTCCGCCCGAAATATTGCCCTTCTAGATAGAACTGGCAAAGAGCATCCATTAAGGCCAACCGAAGAAAGTAGCTCTGCTTACGTGGAAAGTGTTGCTAAATTTCTAGAACAAAATAAGCACACTAGGATTCCCAAATTGCCAACAACTATAGCTCCGAAAGAGGTATTACCGCAGGGGATGGACGCTATTATTCTGAAGAAGGTGCTGGCTTCACCACCGGTTGTCTATCAAGCCGACTTGGAGCAGGCTCTTCATCAACTTCTGCACATCGAGATTCCCAAGGCGCCACTCATTAAGGGGGAAAAGTTTTTGGCCTTGTACCGTCTTATTCAGTTGTTTAACCGCTTTAATCCTTTAAACCAAGACGGCAGAAAGCTACTTTTTAGGCTTGAAAGTCACCTAAAGActattaagaaaattaaaggaGCCGAGTTGGCGAATAAAGTTACGGAAATCGAAAAAAGTCTGGGAAAAGtcttcaaaatatttcgctaCGTTGGCTGCATTGGCTCTAAGCCTCTAATGCGCGGCATCACCTGCTCATTTTGGACACTTTTCCACCATTTGACTGTGATGTCGGCCCAAAATCCAAAGGTATTTAAGCCCGGCTTTGTGATATTTGCTCTCTTCGGATTTGCCAAGTACTTTTTCGGCTGCACTGAGTGTGCCAAGCACTTCCAGCAGATGGCCAAGCGGCGAAATGTGGAATCCGTGAGGTCCCATGACGAGGAGATACTTTGGCTTTGGGCAGCCCATAACGAGGTCAACAATAGGTTGGCCGGCGACGCCACTGAGGATCCCAAGTTCCCCAAAGTGCAATTTCCGCTGCGGAAACACTGCCCGGCCTGTCATAAGAAGCCAAATGGATGGAACACAGCCGAGGTGTTGAAATACCTGAAGCGCATCTACAGTATTAAGCGCGTCAGCTTTTACGGATTGCCCACCTTGAGAAGAACTTAG